The Kwoniella dejecticola CBS 10117 chromosome 2, complete sequence genome segment CTTTTCCGCATTTCCACTGCAgtccttccctttcctttcctttccttgcctCTTCTgtttttcctttcctttcgatTTATTTTTTGTTTCGTTTAGTccctctctctgtctctctctcttccccaccctctccttcccttcgtAGACTTACCATAGGTGATAGCTTTAGGATCGTGAATTGTCCTGTTCCCGAAAAAGACTTTCACCGAGACGTTTGTTTGTCTAGCCTAGCCTACTTACTCCCTATAACCCGAGAGCCGATTCCTCATTTTTCCATTTCCCGCTTTGTTTCCTTCTCTGttttccttctcgtcttgCTTCACACCAAAAGTGTCGCGAGATTTTTTGCGAAAAACGCTCTTTCAGTGCTTTACCTTCTTTTATAGATATCCTATCGAACGAAAGTTGTGATCCCTCTCAAAATCCTCTGCTAGATTGACGGATTTAGGCGGCCAAAGCTTCATCGCCACCACTATTGGAAAGTCTCCCTTCGTCACTTTCTCGTACCCATTGGTCAGATCGACATGTCGGAAGACGACAGACGATCGATGCCACCGCCTTCGTCTTGGACTCCATCTCAAGCATCGACGAGCACCGACTCCGAGACGCAGCGGCTGGAGAGGGAAGGAGCCTCTCCAGTACCGAAACGACCCAGAATCAACACCGACACCGAGGCCgctccctcatcctcctcagcatTCTTCTATTCAGCCTCAGCGCCTAGCTCTTCCGTGTCAGCGCGACCTTCTGGACATCTTGGTCCTGCATCGGCGAGCGAGTACCACTTCCCAAGTACGAGCACCGCCGGAGAACCGAGGAATCTCAACCTCACCCAAGATGTAGGTACGAGCGCCAGCGTTGACAGACGTACGAGCATCAGctcgagtacgagtacgagtggATTCTGGCAACCACCCCCTCCCCCGGCTGATTCTCAGGATCGCCATCGGATGCCTCATTCCCCATATGCACAGACAAACGCAACCTTGTTTCCCCCTCATCACAGTCACACTCAACCACAATCACAACAGccacatcaacatcaacctcaacaccaGTTTCCGAACACAAGTCGACCTCCTACCCCTTTGACTCCTCACGTATCCTTACCGTTACCTTTTCCGGTCCCTTCACACGGAGAATACGATCGCCCTCAACCAGTACTTCCCACCGTTGGTtaccctcaacatcctcaacacaCTCATAACACTCATCAACCTTTGCCTATCCATCAATCCCTGCCAATGTATACCACCTCGACAGccggatcttcttcgtcaacttcgacctcatcGATCGTTCCCTCCCAGGCTCAGCGATCTTATGCGGCATCCACCTCGAATTCGCCTTCTCCCCCTTTGCAGGAAACCCCGACCTCGACAACACCGCAGCCGCCCGCCACACCCCTCAGTGCGGAGCCGAGCGAGACGAAAGCGTCGTCTACTAGGGGTAAAGGGAAGCACAAGGGGATACCTGGACCCAAGGCGCGGATACCCGCCGAGGCAAAAATGATGATCGCCGAGCACATCATCGCTAAGGGCGTCGCGATGGCCAACCTCGACGAGCTGGCGCAGCTTGTGAGTCGATTCGAGTTTGCCCTCATCGCCGCTGGGGTATATTTATCCTTGACGTCCACCCACGCGGTGCGCATTTGCCTAGGCCTGGCGAGGCAGGTCCGATTGTCAGTAGCTGATCCTGTATCTGCATCTTTACTATATGGTAGACCGGCCTGACAAAGCAGCAAATCAAATCGCAGCTGGTCGATAACCGCCAAAACGTCAGGAAGCAGCTGGCCGAGTTCGCGAAAGGGTTACAATAACCCTCGGTCCTTTGACATCGTGTGAACAGTGGTATGGTCTGACCGCTGATTCTGCGCAGCGTTGAGCTGTGGTCGTTAATCGATAAAAGGAAGAGACGAGAGGGCTCCGAGGTATCGTACTGCGGGAATTGATCGGCTTTGTGGCCAATCAATGATGTCTCTTGATTGAGTGAGAGGAGTGAGGATGCTCCAGAGACGAATATCATTTTAGTACAACTCGGTTTAAATCAGTATAATCATCTCGTCGTGTTGTGTCAGTATAATCATAATCACCTTACCTCGCTTGTTGATGCATGTGAAACCCGCATTCACGTACCATGCATCGCATAAGCTTTTGAGCAGTGAACGGGGTATTCCGTCAAGGAGGGTCAGTGCTATGCTATGAACAATGCGCTACATGCTATTTGAATCCTATGCAATTGGGATATCACGGATGTCAatctcgctcatcatccgaatcgTCCTTCCCTTGACCCCTTTGAGAAGGTAAGAGACCCGATTGTTGACCTATCAAGCCCTTTTCTCTTCGTCGTTTCACGTCCCACTGTAGAGGTTACATTATTACATgtatcagatcagcttcttcatctgcacaGTGTAAGTATCGCTGCATGTAAAAAAAGACGAGAGATTCCAAGGTGATGGGGCAACTGAAGGTGAGGGCGAATGATGAGACACGCACGTTATGTACTCTGGCAAAGTTGACTTCCATGACCGTTATCTGTTCCCTCAAAAACTCTAAGTCCTCTACCGTCTCCTCATGCGACTTCTTGGCAGTCTGTAATTTATTGCTGAGCAGGTCGATCGCTTCTTGCAGTGGATACATTAACATGATATTGGCCTAATCCATCGTTGGGCAAGCAAGCAAGGTAGGAAATCAGTATGAACTTTCTCTTTCGGTGCATTGCTCTTCCAGGAATGGCTTGAGTACTGAAGATCTGAGATGATAGGAAACTCACCCCCAGCCATAACCCGACTTCTCCCGTTTCGTCCACCTGAGCCTCAGCGTAGAGGGTATCGTTCAGCTCGAACAGCGTTTTCAGCGGTtcgacttctttcttcttatctccttcatcctcatcggctagatcatccagatcatcctcgtcgtcactcagcttctcctcttcgatctcttcgcccacactcttcttccttcgtaCTTGCAAGAATTTGACTACTTGGAGGGTCTGCTCGATATCGGGTATCTTGGTGAGTAAGGCTTTGCGTCGTTGTTGTAATGAGACTTCCATATAACGGTATTTGCTGTTTGCGCCAACGACAATACGGCAGATCAATGTTAAATTCAGCGCTTCGAAGTGTATGACTACGAATCCGACCAAGCAGGTTGGAGCTCACGCAGTGGTCTCttcgaacttcttcatcgtacTTTGGATCTCTGCATCTTTCCCGCCCACATACTCGTCGACATCAGCCTGTCAATGAACGAAATATCAGTTGAGTTGCATACAATGCAAAAAGCAGCTGACGTACGACGAACGGAGCCTTCGGTATACCTCTAGGATTGGTCTCCATCTGACCTTTTGACGGACCTGCAGATGCCATATCTTTTATCTGAACTTGGGGATTTGTTGAGTGATTAACAGCAAAGGTttgaaagggaagaagctcaacgaaGAAGTTGAACATGAGCCGGCGGAAAGCGGTTTGTGCGTGACACGCGATCTTGGTAACGATAGGAATACAAAGAGTTGCTAATCAGCTCGATTGGGCAGCATGATTTTAACTAATGGGATTAGGATATTTTGTTAATCGGACTCGAGGTGGAGGCAGGTCCGAAAAAGTTGAAGGCAATGAcaaaagagagagagacatTCATTCTTTCCTCAAATGTATACCTCTCATTTGTAAAGAGACCTGTCAATCCGCGAACCACCGTAGCACGAGCATATAGCTGGAAGATATTACGAGTCAGCTGTAGCTGCAATGAACGAGATAGATGTCCTGCAAGCTGaagcatcttcctcgacattACCGTTACCTTCAGTCGAAGAGGTGCCCCTCTCCCTGGACGAGTATGTGAGGTATGGTCGGCAGATGATAATGCCTGGGTTCGGCTTGCCAGGTGAGTGCAGCACCTTATGAATTGATACTTCAGGCTCACCTGTCTGGATTTGTCCTGAGGGCTGAGGGAGCTGATCGACGTTTCTGCTCGACATCTTGCAgcccagctcaagctcaaaaaCGCTAAAGTAGCAGTTGCCGGTGCCGGCGGACTGGGATGTCCAACTCTACAGTACCTCGCGTCGATGGGAGTTGGTGAGCGCAGCCGACCAAAATTCTCCCATACGGATCAGCTGACAAGTATGTCTGTGAAAGGTACAATCGGTATTTTCGATCACGACGAAGTCAGTCTTAGCAACTTGCACCGTCAAATCCTCCATACCACCGAGCGGGTAGGCATGAACAAGGCTGAAAGCGCCTGTATCACTGTTTCAGCGTGAGTCTTGACCCGGGACCACCCTGTTTCGAAGCTTTCAATTGAGAGCTAAGTATGGTTAATTTGGTCATTGTCCCCATGCAGGAACAATCCAAGTGTCACCCTCATACCCCATCCAGTTCCGATTACACCCTCAACAGCATTAAACCTCTTGAAACCCTACTCTGTCCTAGTAGACTGTACAGACCGACCCCTGACTCGATATCTGTTCTCTGACGCGTCGGTTCGTCTGGGTATACCGCTCGTCTCGGGCGCAGCGATCTCCTCGGCGGGTCAATGGGCGGTATATGGAGGCACGACAAAGGCAGGGAAGAGGCGCGCATGTTATAGATGTGTTTGGCCGAGCGTCTTGCCTGGCTCAGGAGGGAAatgcgaggaagaaggcgtaTGGGCCGTGGTAACGGGTCTGGTGGGTACAGGGATGGCGGGCGAAGTCATCAAGCTCATTAtagggaaagaaggtgagtcagccttcCAATCCGACATTCCGGCAAGTGCCTCGTCGTTGAGTAGACCAAAGCTGATGTATCGCACCGAATTggattgatttgatcttggttGCGAATAGACCCTGAACCGCTTCTACACCTGCATCACTTGTGTTCGAACCCCCTAATAAGGACGATCCGCATGAAAGGACCCTCGCCGAAATGTATAGCCTGTGGACCGGACGCGAGCATAACGGACAACCTTGATATATACGGCTACGAATCGTTTTGCGCTGGAGCTATGGTTCCGGATGTCGACGATGAGAGTGGTCTTGTTGATGGCGTAGAAGGGGAGAGGCTCAGTGTCAAGGTAGGCTTCTTAACGAGTGGAGTTCATTGTCTAATCAACGCTCACGACCAACATGCTTAGGAACTGGCCGATCTGCTCAATACGGATTCGGCTTTGGGGAGCAAGATACATTTAGTAGATACTCGCCCGCCTGTCGAATTCGGTATTTGTTCTCTACCGGGATCGATCAGTGAGTCAAGTAGTGCATATCGTCATGATGTGTCCtagaagctgattctgaATAATTCAGACATACCCCTGCCGACTATTCTCAAAGATCCATCATCTTTGCCCATGTCGGAGGATCAGGATATTGTGTTCCTATGTAGGAGGGGCAACGACTCGCAGATCGCTGCTTACGCTCTGCGCAAGGTACGCAAGGAGGGGCAGGATGATGGAATGAGAGTTAGGGTGCGGGACGTCAAAGGTGGTTTGAGAGCTTGGAGTAGGGATATTGATCCAGAGTTCCCCGTATATTGAGTCACTCAAcactcagcatcagcatcggtTTCCGTGCCGTGTCCTGTTGAGGTGGAGACCATGATTCACGATGTATGTTGTATGACCGCCCCAATCTTTCGTTATTTGTCATGCATGTGTCATCATATTGACTTAGAAAGCTCGACGACCTTCTCGCAATCCCCTTGTCCGCCCGTCGGCCGTACACATACAAAAGGCGgtccttcgccttcgtccCGCTCTCGAATATCGGGTATGACGCATTTGATGTCCTCGCTATCATTTAGTATCGAGTATGGTCGAGAACGAGAGGGAATAGAACAATCGTCAGTCTCACGCTCGTGAGGGTTTGAAGCATCACTGTTCGTTTGTAcgaaagatgatgaaagggaaaggggatGTGGAAGAGGGGGGACACGAGGAGATGGATATATCGTTGATTGTCACATAAGGGGATTACGTGAGTTGAGTTTAATGAGAAGGCGCCAATAAAAAGTATAGAATAGAAGTACAAAGATGACTCACGGATATGGACAAGGACAATCGGCGGGAGTAGGTACACAAGCCAACGATGCCGGACATACATATCCCGCTCTACAGTGGACTGTGTGTATGTTCAAAAATGGATATGATAATGACAATGCAAAGACATGATCAGATTTGAGCGTCACCTGTAGGGGGCTgggaagaggacgagggGATGGGACACATCGGCCTGGTGCCGAAAAGTGGACTGACCACTATCCATCTCATGCCATCCTCTATGTTCTCTCCTCATCCCACCATGTCCATGTTGGTCATTAGGATGCTGCGGTCCATGTCCATGGCCGCCGAACGGGAACCCATGTTGAAAGAATCCGCCGAATTGCGCGAATGTCAGAGGGATGATGCAAAGCGTCAGAAAGACCGCACGCAGCATTTCGCGAGGCGTATAATAGGTAGTCCTGAGTCAACCCGACTGCTTACTTGAGGCGATAGGTGAGATATATGTTTATGATGCTTCGGTAtgattcgagatcaaaggaaTGAACAGCTTGGAGCAAGGACTCGGCTTGAAATACCTGGTTCGCGCAAAGTGGAGGTGGGGATCCGATTAGCCTGTTCTCCCTCTCGCCTTGCTTCGTGCGTTAGACGACCGACACGTATTTTTCATGATATAAGCATATACATTCAATGCCATCATCTACCCACACTTGGATTAATGAGCTATACGTATATAATCCCTTCTACAATGCAACAACATCGCCAACATGACCACCACGCATATGACTCCCCGTTCGGTTCAGACTCAAATTGACACCGCTTCAAACTTCAAATCGACACCACTTAATCCTGCTCGACGACATCCGCCAAAGTACCTCCCGATCGCACTTTACCCCACCCAATCAATCTCCAATGTTTATCGATTCTTCTCGAGAGCGCAatcttctctcccttctccgTACAGGCAGGCGTCGTCAACGCTATCGTAACATCTCCTCCTTTCACAGCCAAGATCCTTCCTCCCGTTTGAGATGCTCCTATGTTCACGAACAAAGTCTCTCCCACGACCAATTTGGagactttcgctttcttgcTATCGTCCGTCTTGACACCCAACAACCTTCGCAAGAGGAAGACTGCACATCGAATTGAACCAGAACAAATCAGCGTTTCATCTCTGAACACGACAAAAAACGAGTTAGGCAAACTCACcctcagctttgatctcggtaTAGATCGATGGACCTTTTCCAACTGAACTCATCACCATACCCAACAATCTATCGGCTCTACAGAGTGCGGGGTCGACCAAGGTACCCACACCGATCAAACCACCCGGCACGGCAAATTGCAAATGGTTTTGCTCGGCATGTAAAGAGACGATTCGGGATCGTAATGGTCGACAAGTACAAACACCATTTTGATCTCGAGTGATCAACCCGGGTCGGATCTCAACTTCTTGACCAACCTACAGAGCTCAATCAGCAAACAATGATTACAACTATGAAGCTTCAGTTGctaagactcaccttgaatacACCTTGTAAGATGGAACCACCCGCGACACCTCCCTTCAACTCGTCAACTCCAGCACCAGGCTTGTTTACATCGAATGAACGGATGACTACCATTCGAGGATCGGCGGTGAAATCATAGTTTGGCGGTGCGATGTTGGTTATTGCTTGGACCACAGCGTCGATGTTGAATTTCAGTTGGGCGGAGACGGGGATGATAGGGGCGAGTCGAGCGGTTGTACCTACATGCGTTGCCAGATCAGCTCCATACGGCAAGCTCTGGCCGTAGCGGtcgagctgacttacccTCGACAAACTTCTTGATACTTTCGCAATGCTCCACAGCTTCACTTTCCCTCACCAAATCCATCTTGTTTTGCAATATGACGATGTTCTTGGGGTCCACTCCGATGATTTCCAATGCAGCTAAATGTTCTCCtgtttgaggttgagggcATGATTCGTTTCCTGCAATCAATAGTAAAGCTCCGTTCACTGGAGAAATGGAATCAcatcacgtcagctttcgTAAATGATAACAAATGCCCGCTGGTCAGGACTGGAGTTCACTCACTGACGGCAGCACCAGTCAACATGGTAGCCATCAAAATATCGTGACCGGGACAATCGACGAAGGATACGTGTCTCAACAGGTCCATACGTCCATCGCATCCGCTTCTTTCACATTTCGGGTTGGCTTCTTTACTCGATGGATACGACTTGTAGCATGACGGTGGGGGACAGTTGGGGTTTTGACATTTGTATATCTGTCATATAAGTTCGAGTCAGCTTCGgtcccctcttcccctgtGTGATTGTCTCCTTGCCCGCCCTTTGAGGAGGAAAAACGAGGTAGTCGCCACCTGAAattgactcgactcgacgTGTGCGCATGACGACTCCCTCCCCTAACGACTCGATTTCCAGATAATTGCCTCCGCAGACTACCTTCTCCTGTGCGTTCTCGCCACCCCGTCTTCTCTGTACGGAGCACCATGACTAGCATGcagcagactcaccttggcgTTAGCATAACCAAGCTTGATAGTAATATTTCGCTCCAACTCATTCTTGAATCTGACCGTCTGCACTCCCGAAATAGCTCTCACAGTCGATGATTTACCGTGGGCTACATGACCAATGGTACCGATGTTGATCTGTCATTTCACACATGTAGTCAGCACGTGCAGGTCAGAGGGAGCACAGTATTCAGAGCCCCTCGATGTCCCACTATTCCAGCGGCGACTTCTTCGCATTTCATGGACAAGTTAGAGAGCTGCAACTCACGGTAGCTTGTTTCGAAATTACTTCAGGGGACAGAGCCGTCAACTTCGTGACGTCAACTTGGACTTCTTCCAACGGTCCAGACGGACCAGAGGCTGCCGCAGCAGCGGGGTCGTTGATGGAATCAGACATGATGAGCGTGCCGGTGAATGCGATTTCCTTTTGTGCAAATTGGTTAATTAGGTTGagatgttcttcttcttcctcgatatcTAGTTTCTGTGGATTGCTATGTCCTTGACGGGATCTCTGTTCTAGCTACTTGGTTTGCTCTGAAGATACTGTGTTCCCTTTTGATATAGTGTGACGTGACGAAGTgatcaaagtgaagaagtAGAAAAGAATGAACAATACAATAAGGTTGTCTTTGTAGTTGTACGAAATTCCATCCAAGCTATATTCAATGAATAACTTGAATCGCGAGTCGGACTGAAAAGCATGCGATCCTCAATACGCCACATCCAACCCCCACTGTGAGCTAGCTCGGAATTATGCGGCGATTCAGTCATCCATAGAATTGAGAATTATACAACCTCCACCTATGCACGCATTCACACTGGAGTGAGACCAGTATAAAGCCTTAGCAAAAGACGCAACTCGAATTttactcttctcttcaaTCCTTCCTTTCATAAAGGTGAGCTCACGTCTTGCAATCAGTGGGAGGCTTTCGTTACCGATGACTGATCGTACGCGCCTCGCAGAAATGATGATACCTCCTCGGCAGCAAAGATATGAAACCTCGCTCCTCTCTTCAAAAAGATCAGAGTAAAGATGCGATGGGATCAAGATATCTGTCGTTCGGCAGCCAACTTACCTTGTTATCAAAGGGACGGCTATGAATACACGGTCTGACTCCTTATCGACTGGAAGGATTTCTCAAGCAGGACAGAATAGGAATTTGTAGATTATCCAAGGTGTTGTGACTATCATCCAACGTATCCATGCCGCTTGTTGTATTTAACCCTCAACCACATATCCTtcatatccttcatctcgcttCCCTCTCTTGCTTATCCTCTCAAGTTGTAGAATCTGGACTACTCCACGTTCATCCATGTATCCAGTATTCAGAACGTAGTATGCTCGCTAATCAGCTGCCTGTCTGATGTGCGACAAGAGTTCGTACTTGTTCACTATTGTTTCATTACTTCATCACAACTACTTCATACTCATATACAAATCCCCTTGTTTGAACCCCATCAACCCTGATTGTCACTCCGATTCGATTTTAGTGAATCACGTCATATCTCTTACACTTAAGCAGCGATACCGCTGCAGGAATGGAAACATCAGCTTGCGTGTCTCTGCTAGCATTCTGAGACCTGTAAGCTGAACTCACATGACACCACAAGCGGCTCGGCCACCGGCGTTACCAGTCTTGAGCGAGTCAGGGTGTCCACCTTTTCCGAAATCATCGGTACCCTCGTGAACGACGACAGTTCGACCGATGATGGAGTAAGGgccgaagagggagatggactTGTCGGTGATGGACACGGCAGCGGTACCGGATCCGTCGGTCTTGACGTTACCTAATACCGAATGGCAGCTTTAGCGAGTTGTTCAAGCGCGTGCATGTCGAGTATGATAAGAAGATGGAAAGGCGGGAGGACGGGGGAGACTCACCGAGATCACCAACGTGTCTCTCGTCAGACTCGGGTCCACCGTGGTTCTTACCGTGGGGGTTGAAGTGGGGACCGGCGGAAGTACAACCGTTGGAGTTGTCTCCGAACTCGTGGATGTGGAAACCTCTTTCAGCGTTGGCGGAGAGGTTCTTGATCTGCGAGTGAGCCGATGTCAGCGATGGCCAGTTGCAGAGGGCAAGACCAGACCTTGCACATCGTGAGGAGCAAGCACTTACGTCACCGGAAACGGTTACTGGGGAtccatctttctcttgagAGAAGGTGATGACACCTTGGACGGAAGAGTCACCCTTGAGAACAGCGATAGCCTACGATTCGGTGAGAGACGATATCGTTGAACATATTGACATTGCGACGTTTGAGGGAGTCGAGTCGCGATAAAATGAGAGATcaggaaagggaaggaaatGGGTCAGGGGGTATATTCCAACGGGGCGATAATCCCAGTGTATGCATcagttgagattgaggttaTGTTCATCACGtgaggatggaaaggagaGGTTGATAAGGAGAGTGAGGTATTAGGCGATTATCGATAACGTCAAAAGACAAATGTCGAAATGGGACCCGAGAGGTAATAaggaatgagaatgagaacCAACACGATAATcagctttccttctttccttccgcTTTCTACCTTGTCCAGTGCAGAGCTCGCGTGGGAGATATGTAGATATGCATAGATGGGATGGAACGTACCTTGACCATTTTGATTAGATTATACTAGTTTTGTTACGATTTTTGGATTGGATTGAAttggtgaagaagtgagatgaggCAATAaaatggatgatcaagatggaggatgaggcCTTTTGGAGGGTCGAGTGTATGAGCGTCTTGGGCGTCTATGCTGtatggtggaagaaggaatgacGTGCTGGTACGCTGCAACGCGGTTTACTCCGCTCTGCTCATACGGTGCTTAGGTCGGCCGAGATCCCGAAGTTCCGGTGAGTGTGGCTTTCATGGCTTAGCGCTTGGCACTGTACAGTCGTCCTGTCACAGTTGGCGGAAAAGTCGATAGAGTGGAACAGTACAAATTGTAACACCTATAACATCCTGCACAACATGACAGCTGTGTTAGCTCTTCTGACTTCTGCAGCGTGAGCAGTAACAGTAGAGCGGCTGCTACAGGGCTGTACGCTGCTGGCAATGGACAGATGAAGTGAAGGGAGAAATAGCTGCAGGTCTGGGAAGAGAGCCCCATTCGCCTTGAGGCGTCATCGCACGTCACTTTTGCTCCTTATGTCTGCGTCGCAACATGATGTCCCCACAAAGGAACTACATGGGGAGGTCATATTTATCAGCTGTGAGCCAAATGCGACTGCAAGGCATAAACGCTTGTGATGAAGCAATAATCCAAAATCTTCCGGAAGCACTCAAATTCTCGATTTATCTAACGACCCGCTCATGCCTGCATGTATACATCTCCAATTAGCAACCTCTTAGAAACCGCAGCATGTCCTCACGATCCATTGACAACACCATCAACTCCACCGCGGCACAAGATATTAGCTCCGACCAGGCTGCCCGACAGTCTGCTAACGGTCTTTCGTCAGGTCCAGCCGGTGAAGCCCAGGCGCCTTCTCGAAACGAaacagaagaggatgctTCCAGACAGAATTCAACAGATTCGACAGCCTCGTCAGTTGCAAGCTCTGCCTGTGATGAAGTGTGGGACAAAAAAGGCGACGAATTCGGGCCTGCCCAGCGTTGGGACACGTCGGCCACCGATCACAATGCGAACCGACTCTGGGACGAGCCCAGTGCGACTGAGGAAAACACCGACACAGATCAGGCGGATATGAATAGGGGGTtatgatcatcgatctcataGTTTGTAGATCTCGATCTGACTACGAGGAATGAGGTGTTCCTCAAGCATGAGAGTGGGGTGTATACCGCATTTCACTGCGTTAACGGGCTCTGCCGATCGTGTGCATGCTGTGTTGCACGAAGCACGAAAGATCGTCTCACTCAACCTCATCTAGGGTATGGCACACGGGCCAAATTTGCCAAATTTGCGCATCTTTGCTGATACGCAGCGGCTTCGTCGGGATGTACGGCACCACTCGTAATCCGGTTGGGAACAGTGACCGGCCCCCCGCCGACGCTCATTCTGCTGTGATGTTAGATTGCGTCAGCCTTACCTGTCTGAGAAAGGAGAGCTGGAAACGGATTTGTAAGATATGtggcatgtatgtatgtatgtatgtatgtatgtatgtatgtatgtatgtatgtatgtatgtatgtatgtatgtatgtatgtatgtatgtatgtatgtatgtatgtatgtatgtatgtatgtatgtatgtatgtatgtatgtatgtatgtatgtatgtatgtatgtatgtatgtatgtatgtatgtatgtatgtatgtatgtatgtatgtatgcatgacACTCTGCTATGATCCGACTCGGTGAGAAGAACGTTATCCATGACACATCAAGATCCTTTCCGTCTAGTGTCTCATACTACTGACGAAGCACAAAGGTTCGGATGATCACCTCATTCGAAGTCAGCTGGTTTGCTTCTACGTGCTTGGGCACAAGTATACATGTCGGCAATTGCTGCAAGCTGATCGAGTTGCTGTCCACACAATAtttccattcctcttctcgttcccGCAACCTCAGCATCGACTCTCacatcaaaatcagaa includes the following:
- a CDS encoding superoxide dismutase [Cu-Zn] produces the protein MVKAIAVLKGDSSVQGVITFSQEKDGSPVTVSGDIKNLSANAERGFHIHEFGDNSNGCTSAGPHFNPHGKNHGGPESDERHVGDLGNVKTDGSGTAAVSITDKSISLFGPYSIIGRTVVVHEGTDDFGKGGHPDSLKTGNAGGRAACGVM